The following are encoded together in the Salvelinus alpinus chromosome 29, SLU_Salpinus.1, whole genome shotgun sequence genome:
- the LOC139558589 gene encoding proteoglycan 4-like has product MRERVWHGSPKSPPVSPVPVPCIRYRVGFENTVCPVPASRTSRKVLILSPVPPVPALRTRSTVRLIRPEPSVSPAPSEPSVSPAPSEPSVSPAPSEPSVSPAPSEPSVCNEPAKPPVCHEPAKPPVCHEPTEPSARQEPLEPPARQEPLEPSVRQDLPEPPTRQDLPEPPTRQDLPEPPTRQDLPEPPARQDLPEPSACHDQPEPSCHDQPEPSCHDQPEPSCHDQPEPSCHDQPEPSCHDLPEPSCHDLPEPSCHDLPEPSCHDLPEPSCQDLPEPSSQDLPESLSQDLPESLSQDLPESLSQDLPESLSQDLPESLSQDLPESLSQDLPESLSQDLPESLSRDLLLVPVLPLIPVLPLVPVLPLIPVLPLIPVLPLIPVLVLIPVLPLVPVLPLVPVLPLVPVLPLVPVLPLVPVLAVHLGDVSFRVVIGRGRQKRGVTMVVWGQRPEPEPPPWSTAHPDPPLDFVLVRPAFAP; this is encoded by the exons atgagggaacgcgtctggcacggaagcccaaaaagccc cccggtatcaccagtgccggtaccttgcatcaggtatagagtgggctttgagaatacagtgtgccctgtccctgcttcccgcactagtaggaaggtgcttatccttagcccggtgcctccagttccggcactacgcaccaggtctacagtgcgccttatccggccagagccatccgtctcaccagcgccatctgagccatccgtctcaccagcgccatctgagccatccgtctcaccagcgccatctgagccatccgtctccccagcgccgtctgagccatccgtctgcaatgagcctgcaaagccgcccgtctgccatgagcctgcaaagccgcccgtctgccatgagcctacagagccgtccgccagacaggagccgctagagccgcccgccagacaggagccgctagagccgtccgtcagacaggatctgccagagccgccaaccagacaggatctgccagagccgccaaccagacaggatctgccagagccgccaaccagacaggatctgccagagccgccagccagacaggatctgccagagccgtcagcctgccatgaccagccagagccgtcctgccatgaccagccagagccgtcctgccatgaccagccagagccgtcctgccatgaccagccagagccgtcctgccatgaccagccagagccgtcctgccatgacctgccagagccgtcctgccatgacctgccagagccgtcctgccatgacctgccagagccgtcctgccatgacctgccagagccgtcctgccaggacctgccagagccgtccagccaggacctgccagagtccctcagccaggacctgccagagtccctcagccaggacctgccagagtccctcagccaggatctgccagagtccctcagccaggatctgccagagtccctcagccaggatctgccagagtccctcagccaggatctgccagagtccctcagccaggatctgccagagtccctcagccgggacctgctccttgtcccggtgctgccccttatcccggtgctgccccttgtcccggtgctgccccttatcccggtgctgccccttatcccggtgctgccccttatcccggtgctggtccttatcccggtgctgccccttgtcccggtgctgccccttgtcccggtgctgccccttgtcccggtgctgccccttgtcccggtgctgccccttgtcccggtgctggccgttcatttaggggatgttagttttagggtggtcattgggaggggaagacagaagcggggagtgactatggtggtgtggggacagcgtccagagccggagccaccaccgtggtcaactgcccacccagaccctcccctggactttgtgctggtgcgcccggcgttcgcaccttga